One genomic segment of Stenotrophomonas sp. 704A1 includes these proteins:
- the creC gene encoding two-component system sensor histidine kinase CreC gives MRLVVKLFLGFFLIVGIAAFFVMRVFVNEVKPGVRQAMESTLVDAANVLAEMAAADVKAGTIGSGSFTRNLAKARQRDLKAMVWRFPKRSLDYRVTITDARGIVIYDSLGRDVGRDNSRWNDVYRTLRGEYGARSSPETPGDDGNTVMHVAAPVYDPADGRTLIGVLSLAQPNRSIDPFIAASQRAIIERGAWLIGLSALVGVLVTMWLTHGLGQLSRYARAVSAGEPVPPPKRRNDEIGDLGQALETMRRKLEGKAYVEQYVQSLTHEMKSPLAAIRGAAELLQEPMPDADRAHFARSIVDQQERLTETIDKLLALAEVEQHGWLQTRDPIALPVLLQEAASAAQVRAQAAAVRLVVGEVPAVRVQGDAYLLRQALHNLIDNAVAFSPVGAQIELDAQPDGQGVRLQVADRGAGIPEYARERVFERFYSLARPGTGRRSSGLGLPFVQEVARLHDGRASLQPRADGGTLASLWLPLAGPGQRPRR, from the coding sequence ATGCGGCTGGTGGTGAAACTGTTCCTGGGCTTCTTCCTGATCGTGGGCATCGCCGCGTTCTTCGTGATGCGGGTGTTCGTCAACGAAGTGAAGCCCGGTGTACGCCAGGCGATGGAGTCGACCCTGGTGGACGCCGCCAACGTGCTGGCGGAAATGGCCGCCGCCGACGTCAAGGCCGGCACGATCGGCTCAGGCAGCTTCACCCGCAACCTGGCCAAGGCGCGGCAGCGTGACCTCAAGGCGATGGTCTGGCGCTTCCCCAAGCGGTCGCTGGACTACCGGGTGACGATCACCGATGCCCGCGGCATCGTCATCTACGATTCGCTCGGTCGCGACGTCGGTCGTGACAATTCGCGCTGGAACGATGTCTACCGCACGCTGCGTGGCGAGTACGGTGCGCGTTCCAGTCCGGAAACTCCCGGCGATGACGGCAATACCGTGATGCACGTGGCCGCACCGGTGTACGACCCGGCCGATGGGCGCACGCTCATCGGCGTGCTCAGCCTGGCCCAGCCGAACCGCAGCATCGATCCCTTCATCGCGGCCAGCCAGCGGGCCATCATCGAACGCGGTGCCTGGCTGATCGGCCTGTCCGCGCTGGTGGGGGTGCTGGTGACGATGTGGTTGACCCACGGCCTGGGCCAGCTCAGCCGATACGCCCGCGCGGTCAGCGCCGGCGAACCGGTACCGCCGCCGAAGCGTCGCAATGACGAGATCGGTGATCTGGGCCAGGCGCTGGAGACGATGCGCCGCAAGCTGGAAGGCAAGGCCTACGTCGAGCAGTACGTGCAATCGCTCACCCACGAGATGAAGAGCCCGCTGGCCGCCATCCGCGGTGCCGCCGAACTGCTGCAGGAGCCGATGCCGGACGCCGACCGCGCGCATTTCGCGCGCAGCATCGTCGATCAGCAGGAACGCCTGACCGAGACCATCGACAAGCTGCTGGCCCTGGCTGAAGTGGAGCAGCATGGCTGGCTGCAGACCCGCGATCCGATCGCGCTGCCGGTACTGCTGCAGGAGGCGGCCAGCGCCGCGCAGGTCCGGGCACAGGCAGCGGCTGTCCGCCTGGTGGTCGGTGAAGTGCCAGCGGTGCGCGTGCAGGGCGATGCGTACCTGCTGCGCCAGGCGCTGCACAACCTGATCGACAACGCAGTGGCGTTCTCGCCTGTGGGCGCGCAGATCGAACTGGACGCCCAGCCGGACGGGCAGGGAGTGCGCCTGCAGGTCGCCGACCGGGGCGCCGGCATCCCCGAGTACGCCCGCGAACGCGTGTTCGAACGCTTCTATTCGCTGGCCCGGCCGGGCACCGGGCGACGCAGCTCCGGATTGGGGCTGCCGTTCGTGCAGGAGGTGGCCCGCCTGCATGATGGCCGTGCCAGCCTGCAGCCGCGCGCGGACGGCGGCACGCTGGCCAGCCTGTGGCTGCCGTTGGCAGGACCCGGCCAGCGTCCGCGGCGCTGA
- the creD gene encoding cell envelope integrity protein CreD, producing MKSLKMLLRFAIVGGLILLLLVPLFLIRGVITERSAYREAAYERVAESRAGTQRVVGPVRVVPWTRNERVEAVDAQGNKTVEVRATQGYWVQPPATLRVNGELLPSQRSVGLFKVPVYSWNGQIQATFAQEDYPDRAGMVYGEAYIALGVSDARGLVGTPDLRVDGQQVKLLPGVGSASALGRGLHAPVAGIEPGGGTLAASRVELTLQLDGSRSLSVVPVGDDNQIALRSSWPHPSFAGAFLPNERRVDAQGFDAHWAVSSLASDAQQRLYDNEDLDAQAVQVSLVDPVDTYTQADRASKYGVLFVVLTFVGFILFELIKSLRIHPLQYLMVGLALAIFFLLLISLSEHIAFWLAYLVSALACISLQAVYLANVLGHWKRGLGFAAMLTVLYGALYGLLVSENNALLMGSLLLFVILALAMWVTRRVDWYALAEQK from the coding sequence ATGAAATCCCTGAAGATGCTGCTGCGGTTCGCCATAGTCGGCGGCCTGATCCTGCTGTTGCTGGTGCCGTTGTTCCTGATCCGCGGCGTCATCACCGAGCGCAGCGCCTACCGTGAAGCGGCGTATGAGCGCGTGGCGGAAAGCCGCGCCGGCACCCAGCGGGTGGTAGGGCCGGTGCGCGTGGTGCCGTGGACCCGCAACGAGCGGGTGGAGGCCGTGGACGCGCAGGGCAACAAGACGGTGGAGGTGCGCGCCACCCAGGGCTACTGGGTGCAGCCGCCGGCGACCCTGCGGGTCAATGGCGAACTGCTGCCGAGCCAGCGTTCGGTGGGCCTGTTCAAGGTGCCGGTGTACAGCTGGAACGGCCAGATCCAGGCAACGTTCGCGCAGGAGGACTACCCGGACCGCGCTGGCATGGTCTACGGCGAGGCCTACATCGCGCTGGGTGTTTCCGATGCCCGTGGCCTGGTCGGAACCCCGGACCTGCGGGTGGACGGCCAGCAGGTGAAGCTGCTGCCGGGCGTGGGCAGCGCCTCCGCGCTGGGGCGCGGGCTGCATGCCCCGGTCGCCGGCATCGAACCGGGCGGCGGTACGCTGGCGGCCAGCCGCGTGGAGCTGACGCTGCAGCTGGATGGCAGCCGCTCGCTGTCGGTGGTGCCGGTGGGCGATGACAACCAGATCGCGCTGCGCTCCAGCTGGCCGCATCCGTCTTTTGCCGGTGCCTTCCTGCCGAACGAGCGTCGCGTCGATGCCCAGGGTTTCGACGCGCACTGGGCGGTGTCTTCGCTGGCCTCCGATGCGCAGCAGCGGCTGTACGACAACGAGGACCTGGATGCGCAGGCGGTTCAGGTCTCGCTGGTCGATCCGGTGGACACCTATACCCAGGCCGACCGGGCATCCAAGTACGGCGTCCTGTTCGTGGTGCTGACCTTCGTCGGCTTCATCCTGTTCGAACTGATCAAGTCGCTGCGCATCCACCCGCTGCAGTACCTGATGGTGGGCCTGGCGTTGGCGATCTTCTTCCTGCTGCTGATCAGCCTGTCCGAGCACATCGCCTTCTGGCTGGCCTACCTGGTTTCGGCGCTGGCCTGCATCAGCCTGCAGGCGGTGTACCTGGCCAATGTGCTGGGGCACTGGAAGCGCGGGCTGGGCTTCGCGGCGATGCTGACGGTGCTGTATGGCGCGCTGTATGGCCTGCTGGTGTCTGAGAACAACGCACTGCTGATGGGGTCGCTGCTGCTGTTCGTGATCCTGGCGCTGGCGATGTGGGTGACCCGCCGCGTTGACTGGTATGCACTGGCCGAACAGAAATAA
- a CDS encoding M28 family metallopeptidase — MLAIALATGGHAAAQQREPVDLDMVGKIRQQAFHRSQVMDTFSYLTERIGPRLSNSPAMGRANAWTRSKFNEWKLDNVHDEAFDDFGRGWEFTSASVERLGERVQPLHALPKAWTPGTNGPVEGDLLQVDIKKPEDIDQYRGKLRGKILLLGEAREYKRGTDADSHRHDATSLEGLQEFTLPKDKDVAADRAKRVKEYQEKQALAAKVNAFFVEEGALAAISISSWDNGIIRVAGGGSRKAGESVGIPELAMIAEHFNPLARALEAKQAVRLRVDVAARFTDVADQPGYNTLAEIRGSSKPDEVVMIGAHLDSWHSGTGAADNAAGVAVMMEAMRILKATGAKPKRTIRVALWSGEEQGLVGSQAYVARHFGRFPEPADPAQKALPASLRDPTGALQKTRDYSRFQVYFNMDNGSGRFRGIYAQENLAAMPIFEAWLAPFHDVGATTVATRNTGSTDHISFDRIGLPGFQFIQDKLDYFSNVHHSHLDTWDHAEPEDLKQAAAIVASFAYHAAMREPSFPRKPEPQP, encoded by the coding sequence ATGCTGGCGATCGCGCTGGCGACAGGTGGGCATGCAGCCGCGCAGCAGCGCGAGCCGGTGGATCTGGACATGGTCGGCAAGATCCGCCAGCAGGCCTTCCACCGTTCGCAGGTGATGGACACCTTCAGCTACCTCACCGAGCGCATCGGACCGCGCCTGAGCAACTCGCCGGCGATGGGCCGGGCCAATGCCTGGACCCGCAGCAAGTTCAACGAGTGGAAGCTGGACAACGTCCACGACGAAGCCTTCGATGATTTCGGCCGCGGCTGGGAGTTCACCTCGGCCAGCGTCGAGAGGCTGGGTGAGCGCGTGCAACCGCTGCATGCCCTGCCCAAGGCGTGGACGCCGGGCACCAACGGGCCGGTGGAAGGTGATCTGCTGCAGGTGGACATCAAGAAGCCGGAAGACATCGACCAGTACCGCGGCAAGCTGCGTGGAAAGATCCTGCTGCTGGGCGAGGCACGCGAATACAAGCGCGGCACCGACGCCGATTCGCACCGGCATGACGCCACCTCGCTGGAAGGCCTGCAGGAATTCACCCTGCCCAAGGACAAGGACGTGGCCGCCGATCGTGCCAAGCGGGTCAAGGAATACCAGGAAAAGCAGGCGCTGGCGGCCAAGGTCAATGCGTTCTTCGTGGAAGAAGGTGCGCTGGCCGCGATCAGCATCAGCAGCTGGGACAACGGCATCATCCGCGTGGCCGGCGGCGGTTCGCGCAAGGCCGGCGAATCGGTCGGCATCCCCGAACTGGCGATGATCGCCGAACACTTCAATCCGCTGGCGCGCGCGCTGGAGGCCAAGCAGGCCGTGCGCCTGCGCGTGGATGTCGCGGCGCGCTTCACCGATGTCGCCGACCAGCCCGGCTACAACACGTTGGCCGAGATCCGCGGCAGCAGCAAGCCCGATGAAGTGGTGATGATCGGTGCCCACCTGGATTCCTGGCACAGCGGCACCGGCGCGGCCGACAACGCTGCCGGGGTGGCGGTGATGATGGAGGCCATGCGCATCCTCAAGGCCACCGGCGCCAAGCCGAAGCGGACCATCCGCGTGGCCCTGTGGAGTGGCGAGGAGCAGGGCCTGGTCGGCTCGCAGGCCTATGTGGCCAGGCATTTCGGTCGTTTCCCGGAACCCGCCGATCCGGCCCAGAAGGCGCTGCCGGCATCGCTGCGTGACCCGACCGGCGCGCTGCAGAAGACGCGCGATTACAGCAGGTTCCAGGTCTACTTCAACATGGACAACGGCTCGGGCCGCTTCCGTGGCATCTATGCGCAGGAGAACCTGGCCGCGATGCCGATCTTCGAAGCCTGGCTGGCGCCTTTCCATGACGTCGGTGCCACCACCGTGGCCACCCGCAACACCGGCAGCACCGATCACATCAGCTTCGACCGCATCGGCCTGCCCGGTTTCCAGTTCATCCAGGACAAGCTGGACTACTTCAGCAACGTCCATCACAGCCATCTCGATACCTGGGACCATGCCGAGCCGGAAGACCTGAAGCAGGCCGCGGCCATCGTCGCCTCCTTCGCCTACCACGCGGCCATGCGCGAGCCGTCCTTCCCGCGCAAGCCCGAGCCCCAGCCGTAA
- the gltX gene encoding glutamate--tRNA ligase: MTCRTRFAPSPTGYLHIGGARTALYCWLEARHRGGEFVLRIEDTDRERSTQGAIDAILEAMEWLGLDYDEGPIYQTDRVARYLEVAEQLVADGKAYYAYETREELDAMREAAMAKQEKPRYNGAARELGLPRKDDPNRVIRFKNPLDGTVVFDDLIKGRIEIANSELDDMVIFRPDGYPTYNFAVVVDDWDMGITEVIRGDDHINNTPRQINLYEGIGAPVPKFGHMPMILDEQGAKLSKRTGAADVMQYKDAGYLPDALLSYLARLGWSHGDQELFSRQELIDLFDVKDCNSKASRLDMAKLGWVNQHFLKTEEVAAIVPHLVYQLQKLGLDLAAGPAPEDVVIALRERVQTLKEMAEKAVVWYQPLTEYDDAAVAKHFKAGAEVALGKARELLAALPEWTAESVGVALHDAAAALEIGMGKVAQPLRVAITGTQVSPDISHTVYLAGREQALKRIDVAITKVATA; encoded by the coding sequence ATGACCTGCCGCACCCGCTTCGCCCCCAGTCCCACCGGCTACCTGCACATCGGTGGCGCCCGCACCGCGCTGTACTGCTGGCTGGAGGCCCGCCACCGGGGCGGCGAGTTCGTGCTGCGCATCGAGGACACCGACCGTGAGCGCAGCACCCAGGGCGCGATCGACGCCATCCTGGAGGCGATGGAGTGGCTGGGCCTGGATTACGACGAGGGTCCGATCTACCAGACCGACCGCGTTGCCCGTTACCTGGAAGTGGCCGAGCAGCTGGTGGCCGACGGCAAGGCGTACTACGCCTACGAGACCCGCGAAGAGCTGGACGCGATGCGCGAGGCCGCCATGGCGAAGCAGGAGAAGCCGCGTTACAACGGCGCTGCGCGCGAACTGGGCCTGCCGCGCAAGGACGACCCGAACCGCGTCATCCGCTTCAAGAACCCGCTGGACGGCACGGTGGTGTTCGACGACCTGATCAAGGGCCGCATCGAGATCGCCAACAGCGAGCTGGATGACATGGTCATCTTCCGCCCGGACGGCTACCCCACCTACAACTTCGCGGTGGTGGTGGATGACTGGGACATGGGCATCACCGAGGTCATCCGCGGCGACGACCACATCAACAACACCCCGCGGCAGATCAACCTGTATGAAGGCATCGGTGCGCCGGTGCCGAAGTTCGGCCACATGCCGATGATCTTGGACGAGCAGGGCGCCAAGCTGTCCAAGCGCACCGGCGCCGCCGACGTGATGCAGTACAAGGACGCCGGCTACCTGCCCGACGCGCTGCTGAGCTACCTGGCCCGCCTGGGCTGGTCGCACGGCGACCAGGAGCTGTTCAGCCGCCAGGAACTGATCGACCTGTTCGACGTGAAGGACTGCAATTCCAAGGCCTCGCGCCTGGACATGGCCAAGCTGGGCTGGGTCAACCAGCACTTCCTGAAGACCGAGGAAGTGGCCGCGATCGTGCCGCACCTGGTCTACCAGCTGCAGAAGCTGGGCCTGGACCTGGCCGCCGGCCCCGCCCCGGAGGACGTGGTGATCGCCCTGCGTGAACGCGTGCAGACCCTGAAGGAAATGGCCGAGAAGGCGGTGGTCTGGTACCAGCCGCTGACCGAGTACGACGACGCGGCGGTGGCCAAGCACTTCAAGGCCGGTGCCGAGGTGGCGCTGGGCAAGGCCCGCGAGCTGCTGGCCGCCCTGCCGGAATGGACCGCCGAATCGGTCGGCGTCGCCCTGCACGACGCGGCCGCAGCGCTGGAAATCGGCATGGGCAAGGTCGCCCAGCCGCTGCGCGTGGCCATCACCGGCACCCAGGTCAGCCCTGACATTTCCCATACCGTTTACCTGGCCGGCCGCGAGCAGGCCTTGAAACGCATCGATGTGGCCATCACCAAGGTAGCAACGGCCTGA
- a CDS encoding Fur family transcriptional regulator, whose translation MPAKTATACTAPHHHVHDASDFVAVVERVSRERGLRLTPIRANVLKLIAEAGKPVKAYELLEWVRNGKGVGADAPPTVYRALDFLMANGFVHKLESVNAFVACHHPSSAAHSVPFLICNSCHSAVELEDREIVSQLEKRAKELGFQPQAQTLEVHGLCARCAG comes from the coding sequence ATGCCCGCCAAGACCGCCACTGCCTGCACCGCCCCGCACCACCACGTCCACGATGCATCGGATTTCGTGGCGGTGGTCGAGCGCGTCTCGCGCGAACGCGGGCTGCGCCTGACCCCGATCCGCGCCAATGTGCTGAAGCTGATCGCCGAGGCCGGCAAGCCGGTCAAGGCCTATGAGCTGCTGGAATGGGTGCGCAACGGCAAGGGCGTGGGCGCCGATGCCCCGCCCACCGTGTACCGCGCCCTCGACTTCCTCATGGCGAATGGCTTTGTGCACAAGCTGGAGTCGGTGAATGCCTTCGTGGCCTGCCACCATCCCAGCAGTGCCGCACACTCGGTGCCGTTCCTGATCTGCAACAGCTGCCACAGCGCGGTGGAACTGGAAGACCGCGAGATCGTCAGCCAGCTGGAAAAGCGCGCCAAGGAGCTGGGCTTCCAGCCGCAGGCGCAGACCCTGGAAGTGCACGGGCTGTGCGCCCGCTGCGCAGGCTGA